The genomic segment GTCTGAGCTCGATTTGCGCGGGTACGGTGGTGGGCATGGCGCAGTTCGTTGACTGGGATCTGGCCGCCGCCACCGCGGGCGCGCTGTCGAAATCCGGCCCCGCGGTGTCCTACGACGACGCGATGACGGTGGTGACCGAGCTGCGGAATCTCACCGACGAGGCGGCCGGGCACGTGGCCGCCTACACGGGGCTCAACCCGCAGGTCGAGGTGCCGCCCGTGCGGGTGGTCGACCGCAAGGACTGGGCCGCGGTCAACATCGCCGGCCTCAAGCAGGTGATCATTCCGCTGGTCACCCGGCTCTCGGGCGACAAGCAGCCGGGCGGTCTGGCCGACGCGATCGGCTCCCGGGTCACCGGTGTGCAGGCCGGCACGATCCTGGCCTACCTCTCCGGCCGGGTCCTCGGGCAGTACGAGGTGTTCTCCGGCAACCCCGGCCAGCTGCTGCTCAACGCGCCCAACATCGTCGAGGTGGAGCGCAAGCTCGGAGCCGACCCGCGCGACTTCCGGCTGTGGGTCTGCCTGCACGAGGTCACCCACCGCACCCAGTTCACCGCCGTGCCGTGGATGCGCGGCTACTTCCTGGGCGAGGTGCAGGCCTTCGTCGACGCGTCGCAGAGCACCGAGCACATCCTCGAACGCATGCGCCGCGGCGTGGCCACCCTCTCCGACGCGTTGCGCGACCCCGACTCGCGCTCCTCGGTGCTCGACATCGTGCAGACCCCCGGGCAGAAGGCCGTGCTCGACCGGCTGACCGCGCTGATGACCCTGCTCGAAGGGCACGCCGAGTTCGTGATGGACGGGGTCGGCCCCGAAGTCATCCCGAGCGTCGAGTCGATCCGGGCCAAGTTCAACCAGCGCCGCGAAACCGGCAACCCGCTGGAGAAGGCCATCCGCCGGCTGCTCGGCATCGAGGTCAAGATGCGGCAGTACGCCGAGGGCCGCAAATTCGTGCACGGCGTGGTCGAGCGGGTCGGCATGGACGGCTTCAACAAGATCTTCGACTCGCCGCTCACGCTGCCGCGGCTCGACGAACTCGGCGACCCCGACGCCTGGGTGACCCGGGTGCACGGACCGCAGCCCGCGATCGGCGGGTAATGGCCCGGATCCCGCCCGCTGTCGCTGCGGTGCGGCTGGCCGTGCGCCGGGCGTTGCCCGCCGACGGCGGGCTGGTGCTGGTGGCCTGTTCGGGCGGGGCGGACTCGCTCGCGCTGGCCGCGGCGGCCCGGTTCGTGGGGCGTTCGGTCGGTCTCGTCACCGTGGACCACGGGCTGCAGGCGGGGTCGGCCTCACGGGCGGCCGACGTGGCCACCTGGGCCGCCGAGGCCGGGTTCACGCCGGTCGGGGTCGAGACGGTCACCGTGGCCGGGCTGCCGGGCGGGCCGGAGGCGGCGGCGCGAACCGCCCGGTACGGGGCGCTCGAGGCTTACGCGCGCCGGGTCGGGGCGGCTGTCGTGCTGCTGGGACACACCCGCGACGACCAGGCCGAGACGGTGCTGCTGGCGCTGGCCCGGGGGGCGGGGCCGCGCGGGTTGTCGGGGATGCCGGCGCGCAACGGTCTCTTCGTGCGGCCGCTGCTGGACGTGGCTCGGGCCGACACGCGGAAGGCATGCGCGGCCCTGGGGCTCACGCCGTGGGAGGACCCGCACAACTCGGATCCGGCGTTCGCCCGGTCCCGCGTACGGGGGAAGGCTCTTCCGGCCCTGATCGAGGCGCTGGGTCCGGCTGTGGTGGCCAATCTGGCCCGCTCGGCGGCGATGATCGCGGCCGACAACGAGGCGCTGGACACCGTGGCGGCCGAGGCCCTCCGGCTGTCCCAGCCGTCGTGCCTGGAAATTTCCGACCTGCTGGGGATGCGGGGGGCGGTGCGGCGACGGGTGCTGCACATGTGGGCCCGGGAGCTCGGCGCGCCCGGCAGTGCCCTCTCGCACCGGCATGTGGAGGCTCTCGACGCGCTCGTGACGCGGTGGCGCGGTCAGGGTGCGGTTCACCTTCCGGGCGGCATTCAGGTGGTCCGTGAGCGCGGCACACTCGTTCGAGTGCCCTGATGCTTTGTGAGAGTTGTCACTCCTAGTGTCGGATTCCCCGGTCGAGCTGGGCGGAACGGGGCCTTTTCCTGCGGTTCGGACACAGTTGAGCGGTGCCCCGTGCGGCGGCCGGCAACCTTCGTACGGCACGCTAAGTCCATGGCTGACGGGTCCTGGTACGACTCCGACATCGATCACGTGATCATCTCCGAGGAGCAGATCCGGGAAAAGATCGCCGAACTGGCGAAGCAGGTCTCCGCGGACCACACCGGGGCGGAGGGCGGCATCCTGCTGGTCTGCGTGCTCAAGGGTGCGGTCATGTTCATGGCCGACTTCGCCCGCGCACTGGCCGGCCACGGGCCGTCCACCGAGATGGAGTTCATGGCCGTCTCGTCCTACGGGCAGGGCACCACGTCCTCGGGCGTCGTGCGCATCCTCAAGGATCTCGACCGTGACATCACGGGCCGCCACGTGGTCGTGGTGGAGGACATCGTCGACTCCGGGCTGACGCTGTCGTGGCTGATGAAATATCTGCAGTCGCGCTCGGCCGCCAGCGTCGAGGTGGTCGCGTTGTTCCGCAAGCCCGACGCGGTGAAGGTGCAGGTCCCGGTGAAGTACGTCGGGTTCGACATCCCCAACGAGTTCGTCGTCGGCTACGGTCTCGACTTCGCGGAGCGCTACCGTGAGCTGCCGTATGTCGGGGTGCTGAAGCCCGAGGTCTACGCCCGTAGCTGAACCGTTTCTCAGCCTCTTCTCAGAAATCCGTCCTTATGGGCGGTTTTGCCACCAAAGCTTGCTGAACGGACGGCGGCCGGCGGATGTCCGGCCGACGGGCTCACGGGTTCGCAAGCGGCACCTACGGTGTACCGTCGAGTGACCGATGGCGCAGTGTCACAAGCGCCGGAGGGGCCGGGGGTTTCTTCGCTACAGCGGGGGTATCAGACCGGGGCCGCCCGTCGGCGGCACGTTGAGGTGACCAGGACGCCGATCAGGAGGGTCCGGGCGCTTGGCGCCCGACAACAGTATGGAACGTACGCGTTTCTTCCGCCGCCCGGTGGTCTGGATCATTCTGGTGATCATCGGCGTGATTGCGCTGAGCTCGTTCTTCACCAGTGGTCCGAGCTACCAGCGCGTAGATACCTCGGTGGCGCTCGAGCGCCTGAACCAGCCGGGCATCGAGAAGGTCGTCCAGAAGGACAAGGAGCAGACGCTCCAGATCGATCTCGCCTCGCCCGAGCGGTTCGAGGGCAAGACCACCGACAAGATCGAGACCCAGTATCCGTACGAGATCACGCAGGATGTCTGGAACGACGTGCAGGAGGCCAAGACCGCGGGCCGGATCACCGGCACGGTCGACGCCACTGTCTCGGGCGACAACATCCTCTTCAGCCTGCTGATCAACCTGTTGCCGATCGCGATTCTCGTGATCCTGCTGCTGCTGTTCATGTCGCAGATGCAGGGTGGCGGCTCGCGGGTGCTCAACTTCGGCAAGTCCAAGGCGAAGATGATCACCAAGGACACGCCGAAGACGACGTTCGCCGACGTGGCGGGCTCGGAAGAGGCGGTCCAGGAGCTGCACGAGATTAAGGACTTCCTGCAGAACCCGGCGAAGTACCAGGCGCTCGGCGCCAAGATCCCGAAGGGCGTGCTGCTGTTCGGCCCGCCCGGAACGGGTAAGACGCTGCTGGCCCGCGCGGTCGCCGGCGAGGCCGGGGTGCCGTTCTACTCGATCTCGGGTTCGGACTTCGTCGAGATGTTCGTGGGTGTCGGCGCGAGCCGCGTCCGCGACCTGTTCGAGCAGGCCAAGTCGAACGCTCCGGCGATCGTCTTCGTCGACGAGATCGACGCCGTCGGCCGGCACCGTGGCGCCGGCATGGGCGGCGGTCACGACGAGCGCGAGCAGACGCTCAACCAGCTGCTCGTCGAGATGGACGGCTTCGACACCAAGGGCGGGGTCATCCTGATCGCGGCCACCAACCGGCCCGACATCCTCGACCCGGCGCTGCTGCGTCCCGGCCGTTTCGACCGCCAGATCCCGGTCGACAACCCGGACATGGAGGGTCGCAAGCAGATCCTCCGGGTGCACGCCAAGGGCAAGCCGTTCACGCCCGACGTCGACCTCGACTCGGTGGCCCGCCGCACGCCGGGCTTCTCCGGCGCCGACCTGGCCAACGTGATCAACGAGGCCGCGCTGCTGACCGCGCGTAACGAGAAGCGGGCGATCTCCAACGAGTTCCTCGAGGAGTCGATCGACCGCGTCATCGCCGGCCCCGAGCGCCGTACGCGGGCGATGAGCGACAACGAGAAGAAGATCACCGCGTACCACGAGGGTGGGCACGCGCTGGTGGCCTACGCGTTGCCGCACTCCGCGCCGGTGCACAAGGTGACGATCCTGCCGCGTGGCCGCTCGCTGGGTCACACGCTGGTGCTGCCGACCGAGGACAAGTACACCCAGACCCGCGCCGAGATGATCGACACCCTGGCCTACGCGCTGGGGGGCCGGGCCGCCGAGGAGCT from the Paractinoplanes abujensis genome contains:
- a CDS encoding zinc-dependent metalloprotease, with translation MAQFVDWDLAAATAGALSKSGPAVSYDDAMTVVTELRNLTDEAAGHVAAYTGLNPQVEVPPVRVVDRKDWAAVNIAGLKQVIIPLVTRLSGDKQPGGLADAIGSRVTGVQAGTILAYLSGRVLGQYEVFSGNPGQLLLNAPNIVEVERKLGADPRDFRLWVCLHEVTHRTQFTAVPWMRGYFLGEVQAFVDASQSTEHILERMRRGVATLSDALRDPDSRSSVLDIVQTPGQKAVLDRLTALMTLLEGHAEFVMDGVGPEVIPSVESIRAKFNQRRETGNPLEKAIRRLLGIEVKMRQYAEGRKFVHGVVERVGMDGFNKIFDSPLTLPRLDELGDPDAWVTRVHGPQPAIGG
- the tilS gene encoding tRNA lysidine(34) synthetase TilS; its protein translation is MARIPPAVAAVRLAVRRALPADGGLVLVACSGGADSLALAAAARFVGRSVGLVTVDHGLQAGSASRAADVATWAAEAGFTPVGVETVTVAGLPGGPEAAARTARYGALEAYARRVGAAVVLLGHTRDDQAETVLLALARGAGPRGLSGMPARNGLFVRPLLDVARADTRKACAALGLTPWEDPHNSDPAFARSRVRGKALPALIEALGPAVVANLARSAAMIAADNEALDTVAAEALRLSQPSCLEISDLLGMRGAVRRRVLHMWARELGAPGSALSHRHVEALDALVTRWRGQGAVHLPGGIQVVRERGTLVRVP
- the hpt gene encoding hypoxanthine phosphoribosyltransferase; its protein translation is MADGSWYDSDIDHVIISEEQIREKIAELAKQVSADHTGAEGGILLVCVLKGAVMFMADFARALAGHGPSTEMEFMAVSSYGQGTTSSGVVRILKDLDRDITGRHVVVVEDIVDSGLTLSWLMKYLQSRSAASVEVVALFRKPDAVKVQVPVKYVGFDIPNEFVVGYGLDFAERYRELPYVGVLKPEVYARS
- the ftsH gene encoding ATP-dependent zinc metalloprotease FtsH, which gives rise to MERTRFFRRPVVWIILVIIGVIALSSFFTSGPSYQRVDTSVALERLNQPGIEKVVQKDKEQTLQIDLASPERFEGKTTDKIETQYPYEITQDVWNDVQEAKTAGRITGTVDATVSGDNILFSLLINLLPIAILVILLLLFMSQMQGGGSRVLNFGKSKAKMITKDTPKTTFADVAGSEEAVQELHEIKDFLQNPAKYQALGAKIPKGVLLFGPPGTGKTLLARAVAGEAGVPFYSISGSDFVEMFVGVGASRVRDLFEQAKSNAPAIVFVDEIDAVGRHRGAGMGGGHDEREQTLNQLLVEMDGFDTKGGVILIAATNRPDILDPALLRPGRFDRQIPVDNPDMEGRKQILRVHAKGKPFTPDVDLDSVARRTPGFSGADLANVINEAALLTARNEKRAISNEFLEESIDRVIAGPERRTRAMSDNEKKITAYHEGGHALVAYALPHSAPVHKVTILPRGRSLGHTLVLPTEDKYTQTRAEMIDTLAYALGGRAAEELVFHEPTTGAGNDIEKASGLARAMVTQYGMSSKLGAVKYGTSGDEPFMGRNMGHERDYSDSVAADIDAEVRALIELAHDEAWEILVEYRDVLDSMVLELMEKETITREDMDRICVRVVKRPPMSPFNGFGKRLPSEAPPVLTPAERDKLKAQAEADGQIAVGPNPNGSSSSDGSN